The proteins below come from a single Halomonas binhaiensis genomic window:
- a CDS encoding DUF2164 family protein: MSEETFDLVKFSSEVKELLLSELDVSVGNMEVIEFSEKLYGMIRARAFNEGLLAAKDVLEKKMEDISEQLDFLVKDEN; this comes from the coding sequence ATGAGTGAAGAAACGTTTGATCTGGTCAAGTTTTCCTCTGAAGTCAAAGAGCTCCTTCTAAGCGAACTGGATGTATCTGTAGGAAATATGGAGGTTATTGAATTTAGTGAAAAACTCTATGGAATGATTAGGGCAAGAGCATTTAATGAGGGATTGCTGGCTGCGAAAGATGTGTTGGAAAAGAAAATGGAAGATATTTCCGAACAATTGGATTTCTTGGTGAAAGATGAAAACTGA
- a CDS encoding TlyA family RNA methyltransferase, translating into MPRLDQLLVGQGLARSRTRAQRLIRHGRVRRADDGKVLTRPGEKCPDDLQLVVEEDPEERYVSRAGLKLEAVITTLGLELQELCVLDVGQSTGGFSDCALSFGAAHVIGVEVGHDQLDPSLRSDPRITCLEGLNARAMANDARLVEAIAQHGPVALAVMDVSFISQTLILPEIAALLPSGSSLVSLVKPQFEVGPGAVDARGVVADPRRYAEVEARIRAVCTECGFNILHWQDSPILGGDGNREFLLQAMRR; encoded by the coding sequence ATGCCACGCCTCGATCAGTTGCTTGTCGGCCAGGGCCTTGCCCGCTCTCGAACTCGTGCTCAACGATTGATTCGCCACGGACGGGTACGCAGGGCCGATGACGGAAAAGTACTGACCCGTCCTGGAGAAAAGTGCCCGGACGATCTGCAACTGGTGGTGGAAGAAGACCCGGAAGAGCGTTATGTATCCCGTGCCGGGCTCAAGCTGGAGGCCGTGATCACGACACTTGGGCTGGAGCTCCAGGAGCTTTGCGTACTCGACGTGGGTCAATCCACCGGGGGATTCAGCGATTGCGCCCTGAGCTTTGGCGCGGCACATGTGATTGGTGTCGAAGTTGGCCATGACCAGCTCGACCCAAGCCTACGCTCAGATCCTCGCATTACCTGCCTGGAAGGGCTCAATGCACGCGCCATGGCCAATGATGCCCGCTTGGTAGAAGCCATCGCTCAACATGGTCCTGTCGCCTTGGCAGTGATGGATGTGTCCTTCATTTCTCAGACATTGATACTGCCGGAAATTGCGGCCCTGCTGCCGTCAGGCAGCAGCCTGGTATCCCTGGTCAAGCCCCAGTTCGAAGTCGGCCCAGGTGCTGTCGACGCCCGTGGAGTGGTGGCTGATCCTCGCCGCTATGCCGAAGTCGAAGCGCGCATTCGTGCCGTTTGCACAGAATGCGGCTTCAATATTCTTCACTGGCAGGATAGTCCGATCCTGGGAGGCGACGGCAACCGCGAGTTTCTGCTCCAGGCCATGCGGCGCTGA
- a CDS encoding ParA family protein has translation MRMLSLYSIKGGVGKTASAVNLAAEAANHGLRVLLWDLDPQAATTFYLKIKPRIRGGVNKLVKGKSSFDKVIRSTAMPNLDVLPASLESRSLDQLLEKRGTSHLRQMLHEVRNDYDLIVLDCPPTLSHLSENMFTSADALLVPLVPTTLSLRTLDQLQSFLDDEDLACPVWPFVTLADRRRTMHRDIMDTLGAQWPLRMSTVIPAASAVERMGVERAPLCSFAPHSPANRAYQALWKELHQRLGIA, from the coding sequence ATGCGAATGCTTTCGCTCTACAGCATCAAGGGTGGGGTGGGCAAGACCGCTTCTGCCGTCAACCTTGCGGCGGAAGCCGCAAATCATGGCCTCCGAGTGCTGTTGTGGGATCTTGATCCTCAGGCTGCCACGACCTTCTACCTGAAGATCAAGCCACGTATACGTGGTGGGGTGAACAAGCTGGTCAAGGGTAAGTCCTCTTTCGACAAGGTCATCCGCTCTACCGCGATGCCAAACCTCGATGTGCTGCCCGCATCACTGGAATCCCGAAGCCTGGACCAGTTGTTGGAAAAGCGTGGCACTAGCCATTTGCGCCAGATGCTCCACGAAGTCCGCAACGATTACGATCTGATCGTGCTGGACTGCCCTCCGACACTCTCCCATCTGTCGGAAAACATGTTCACCAGCGCCGATGCCCTGCTCGTCCCGCTCGTGCCAACCACCCTTTCCCTGCGCACCCTGGACCAGTTGCAGAGTTTTCTCGATGACGAGGACCTGGCCTGCCCGGTATGGCCATTCGTCACCTTGGCCGACCGCCGGCGCACTATGCACCGGGACATCATGGATACTCTGGGAGCGCAATGGCCACTGCGCATGTCGACAGTCATTCCCGCCGCCAGCGCTGTAGAACGCATGGGTGTGGAGCGTGCGCCGTTATGCTCTTTTGCACCGCACAGCCCAGCCAACAGGGCTTACCAGGCACTCTGGAAAGAACTCCACCAGCGCCTGGGAATCGCGTGA
- a CDS encoding YqjK-like family protein has product MAADSPGKKPRSRVTIKQRKAELEATIEQQRLMLLEATREWHQAGQKIDRGFTRLIPLRTPLLIAGGVALLPLLRRPGHIVRIARKAATTAFIANRALRLLKIR; this is encoded by the coding sequence ATGGCCGCTGATTCGCCAGGGAAAAAGCCTCGCTCTCGGGTCACTATCAAACAGCGAAAGGCAGAGCTTGAGGCAACCATCGAGCAACAACGCCTGATGCTGCTTGAGGCGACTCGGGAATGGCATCAGGCAGGCCAGAAAATCGACCGAGGCTTCACCCGGCTAATCCCCTTGCGCACCCCGCTTCTGATAGCTGGCGGGGTAGCATTGTTGCCACTGCTGCGTCGCCCTGGCCATATCGTGCGGATCGCCCGCAAAGCAGCCACTACCGCCTTTATCGCGAACCGCGCTCTGCGGCTTTTGAAAATTCGTTGA
- a CDS encoding CHAD domain-containing protein has translation MAKPLVRRRLGTVFEATTIELLDEACRAFPRIQDPQDSEGLHDFRVALRRLRSLFKDYIGYFPARAPRKLVTDLRDLARSTNTARDAEVMLAWLESQAEGAPAAERGAIAWWKERLSAQVGEEYAVLEGRVASFPLLDNRLRSAVKSLRKESSKTPRFGAVSAEVLEHLTEQLGEELSAMRGREDENALHRPRITGKRIRYLLRPWRKESELFERTEASMKAFQDAFGDLHDDLVRAEVLRTTVHQHVWEETELRLEAAVSTSGARAMAPRHLRGFMGLVAQHEQHTENNLQRVMALVKGPNRQQLDTCLAEAVAYMRG, from the coding sequence ATGGCCAAACCTCTTGTCAGACGCCGACTGGGAACGGTATTCGAAGCAACGACGATCGAGTTGCTTGATGAAGCATGTCGTGCCTTTCCCAGAATCCAGGATCCACAGGACAGCGAAGGATTGCATGACTTTCGTGTTGCCCTGCGTCGGTTGCGCTCGTTGTTCAAGGACTATATCGGGTACTTTCCTGCGCGAGCGCCGAGAAAGTTGGTAACCGACCTGCGTGATCTAGCCCGTTCCACCAATACTGCGCGCGATGCGGAAGTGATGCTGGCCTGGCTTGAGTCTCAGGCCGAAGGAGCGCCTGCAGCAGAACGGGGAGCCATTGCCTGGTGGAAAGAACGCCTGAGTGCTCAGGTGGGCGAAGAGTATGCTGTTCTGGAAGGACGTGTCGCGAGTTTTCCGTTGCTGGATAACCGATTGCGTTCGGCCGTCAAGTCTCTACGCAAGGAATCCAGCAAGACGCCTCGTTTCGGTGCTGTCAGTGCGGAAGTGCTGGAGCACCTGACTGAGCAGCTAGGGGAAGAGCTGTCGGCCATGCGGGGTCGTGAAGACGAGAATGCCTTGCACCGGCCACGTATTACCGGCAAGCGAATCCGTTATCTGCTGCGGCCATGGCGCAAGGAAAGCGAGCTGTTCGAGAGGACGGAAGCATCAATGAAGGCGTTCCAGGATGCCTTTGGCGATCTGCATGATGATCTGGTTCGAGCCGAAGTGCTGCGTACCACGGTCCATCAGCATGTGTGGGAGGAAACCGAATTGCGCCTGGAGGCAGCTGTCTCGACATCAGGGGCGCGAGCCATGGCACCGCGCCATTTGCGAGGTTTCATGGGCTTGGTGGCCCAGCACGAGCAGCACACAGAGAACAACCTCCAGCGCGTCATGGCTCTGGTCAAAGGGCCGAACCGCCAGCAGTTGGACACCTGTCTGGCGGAGGCTGTTGCTTATATGCGTGGCTGA
- a CDS encoding phospholipase A: MMKRLTVLATPMLILGITSSASAQSTLSDAERAAMEARVKALKAELAQLETRLEADQSPFAEPAPSTPEPDVAARTTATQAPASAETQEAAVTETTAYVSPVAVAAADTIQPEPTIETTVSRRRELERESNSNPFAITAYKRNYFLPISYNKNPNSEPFQDGDGSVPDIENTEIKFQFSAKVKVADNVLFDNADLYFAYTQRSWWQAYNSDNSAPFRETNYEPEAYLEFNNDYHLWGWTNTTNRVSFTHQSNGRSEPLSRSWNRLILTSTWVNDDWAVSLAPHWRVPENENEDDNPDIEDYVGYGDITIAHEMFNNHEASLMVRGNPGKGNYGSQLDYSIPLFGKVRGHLQYYYGYGESLIDYDDRSNRISLGFSLNPLFSTGTYSQ; the protein is encoded by the coding sequence ATGATGAAACGTCTCACTGTGTTGGCGACGCCGATGTTGATCCTCGGTATCACCTCCTCGGCCTCGGCTCAGTCGACCCTGAGCGATGCCGAACGTGCTGCAATGGAGGCCCGTGTCAAGGCGCTGAAGGCCGAACTCGCACAGCTGGAGACACGACTGGAAGCAGACCAGAGCCCTTTTGCTGAGCCTGCTCCCAGCACGCCCGAGCCAGATGTGGCAGCGCGAACCACGGCGACACAGGCACCTGCTTCTGCTGAGACGCAGGAAGCCGCCGTTACCGAGACGACGGCATATGTCAGCCCTGTCGCTGTGGCTGCCGCCGACACAATTCAACCAGAACCTACCATTGAAACCACGGTGAGCAGGCGGCGTGAGCTAGAGCGGGAGTCCAATAGCAATCCTTTTGCGATTACCGCCTACAAGCGTAATTACTTCCTCCCCATCAGCTACAACAAGAACCCCAATTCGGAGCCCTTCCAAGACGGGGATGGCAGCGTCCCGGATATCGAGAACACCGAAATCAAGTTCCAGTTCAGTGCCAAGGTGAAGGTCGCCGATAATGTGCTGTTCGACAACGCTGACCTGTACTTCGCCTACACCCAGCGCAGCTGGTGGCAGGCTTACAACAGCGATAACTCGGCGCCCTTTCGCGAGACCAACTACGAGCCAGAAGCCTATCTGGAATTCAACAACGATTACCACCTGTGGGGCTGGACCAACACCACCAACCGTGTCTCGTTCACGCACCAGTCCAATGGTCGCTCCGAGCCTCTTTCGCGTAGCTGGAACCGCCTGATCCTGACATCGACATGGGTCAACGATGATTGGGCTGTTTCCCTTGCCCCCCATTGGCGGGTTCCCGAAAATGAGAACGAAGACGATAACCCTGACATCGAGGATTACGTTGGCTATGGTGACATCACCATCGCTCACGAAATGTTCAACAACCACGAAGCCAGTCTGATGGTGCGTGGCAATCCAGGAAAGGGCAACTACGGCTCACAGCTTGATTATTCCATTCCCTTGTTCGGAAAAGTGCGTGGCCACCTGCAGTACTACTATGGTTACGGTGAGAGCTTGATCGACTACGATGATCGCTCCAACCGAATCAGCTTGGGCTTCAGTCTCAATCCACTGTTTTCAACCGGTACCTATAGCCAGTAA
- a CDS encoding helicase HerA-like domain-containing protein has product MITASPIAKTPDQDIAIIPKLANRHGLITGATGTGKTVTLQKMAESFAEIGVPVFVSDIKGDLSGIAMEGKASEKLLSHLSSIGITDYTPRANSVLFWDVYGERGHPIRATISDMGPLLLARLLDLNPTQTGVLQLVFKVADDNGLLLLDLKDLRAMVQHVGENASQYSGEYGRVSSSSIGAIQRNLLVLEEQGGETFFGEPMLDIQDLMHLDNAGHGLINVLAADKLYQSPKLYSTFLLWLLAELFEQLPEVGDAEKPKLVFFFDEAHLLFDDAPKALLDKVEQVVRLIRSKGVGVYFVTQSPSDIPDDVLGQLGNRVQHALRAFTPRDQKAVKVAAETMRPNPDFDSAQAITELGVGEALVSFLDEKGSPRITERANVIAPNSRLGPADEGERKALIEASPIHGHYEKAIDRESAYERLRAQTMNTEATSSDEEKGTTGSASKPSISKPSISKQQARSTADTVNELLFGSTGPRGGKHDGLVQVAAKTITRSIGSAAGRQLVRGILGSLLGGRRR; this is encoded by the coding sequence ATGATCACTGCTAGTCCCATTGCCAAGACCCCTGATCAGGACATTGCCATCATTCCGAAACTGGCCAATCGGCATGGCCTGATTACCGGGGCCACGGGTACCGGAAAGACGGTCACCCTGCAGAAGATGGCAGAGAGCTTTGCAGAAATCGGGGTTCCAGTATTCGTCTCCGACATCAAGGGTGACCTGTCGGGGATAGCAATGGAAGGCAAAGCCTCCGAAAAACTGCTGTCGCATCTCTCCAGCATCGGCATCACTGATTACACACCGCGAGCCAATAGCGTCCTGTTCTGGGATGTGTACGGAGAACGCGGTCATCCGATACGCGCCACCATCTCCGACATGGGTCCCCTGCTGCTGGCCCGTTTGCTGGACCTCAATCCCACCCAGACGGGTGTGCTTCAGCTGGTATTCAAAGTAGCCGATGACAATGGCCTATTGTTGCTGGACCTCAAGGATCTGCGCGCCATGGTCCAGCACGTTGGTGAGAATGCCAGTCAGTATAGTGGTGAATATGGCCGCGTATCCTCTTCCTCCATTGGCGCCATCCAGCGTAATCTGCTGGTGCTGGAAGAGCAGGGAGGCGAGACATTCTTCGGCGAGCCCATGCTGGACATTCAAGACCTCATGCATCTTGATAATGCCGGCCATGGCCTGATCAATGTGCTGGCTGCCGATAAGCTCTACCAATCGCCCAAGCTCTACTCCACCTTCCTGTTATGGCTGCTGGCAGAATTGTTCGAGCAATTGCCGGAAGTCGGCGATGCTGAAAAGCCCAAGCTGGTGTTTTTCTTCGACGAAGCTCACTTGCTGTTCGATGATGCTCCCAAGGCACTGCTGGACAAGGTTGAACAAGTGGTTCGCCTGATTCGTTCCAAGGGCGTGGGTGTCTATTTCGTCACCCAGAGCCCATCCGATATTCCCGATGACGTACTGGGCCAGTTGGGCAACCGGGTACAACACGCCCTGCGCGCCTTCACTCCCCGTGACCAGAAGGCCGTCAAGGTCGCTGCCGAGACAATGCGCCCCAATCCGGATTTCGATTCGGCACAAGCCATCACAGAACTGGGCGTAGGCGAAGCCCTGGTGTCCTTTCTTGACGAGAAAGGCAGTCCACGCATTACCGAGCGCGCCAATGTCATTGCACCCAACTCGCGCCTGGGGCCTGCGGATGAGGGCGAACGCAAAGCACTGATTGAAGCATCACCGATACATGGTCATTACGAAAAAGCCATCGATCGCGAATCCGCCTATGAAAGGCTGCGTGCCCAGACGATGAATACCGAGGCAACATCCTCCGACGAAGAAAAAGGCACTACCGGCTCGGCCTCCAAACCTTCCATTTCCAAGCCTTCTATTTCCAAACAACAGGCACGTAGTACCGCGGATACCGTCAATGAGCTGCTGTTTGGTTCCACGGGCCCCAGGGGAGGAAAGCATGATGGCCTGGTCCAGGTCGCGGCCAAGACAATCACTCGCTCCATCGGCAGCGCCGCTGGTCGCCAACTGGTCCGAGGCATTCTGGGGTCATTGCTGGGCGGCCGCCGCCGTTAG
- a CDS encoding DUF883 family protein: MANQRASKKDDSQQHNASASANQLKEDLQHLSQTLEELLSATSDEVGSGVSENVKAWRSKAEDSLKHAKARLNDMEGHIKERGERAYRQTRDSVAHQVDACDHYVHENPWKAVGVGAAVGVIVGLLIGRR, from the coding sequence ATGGCAAATCAAAGAGCAAGCAAGAAGGACGATTCGCAGCAACACAATGCCAGTGCATCGGCGAACCAGCTCAAGGAAGATCTGCAGCACCTCTCCCAGACTCTGGAAGAACTGCTCAGCGCGACCTCCGACGAAGTGGGCAGTGGTGTCAGTGAAAACGTCAAGGCCTGGCGGAGCAAAGCCGAAGACAGCCTCAAGCATGCCAAAGCTCGCTTGAATGATATGGAGGGACATATCAAGGAGCGTGGGGAACGCGCCTATCGCCAGACCCGTGATAGTGTTGCCCACCAGGTCGATGCCTGTGACCATTATGTCCATGAAAATCCATGGAAGGCCGTCGGTGTCGGCGCAGCGGTAGGCGTCATTGTTGGCCTGTTGATCGGACGGCGCTGA
- the mscK gene encoding mechanosensitive channel MscK, with translation MMRHIRIPVRTRVVWLLLAVLLALFSTCSLAQQADAEALPSKEQLQKQLDERIAGASDPPSESAQQDIDALTETIDSLDKLADIRRQFDELDKHLEEAPQEIEQLEEKLRQRQESPGFDAGALEGMTFAELEAQLRQANHKLQQEQDALTEVQSELLGARTLPERAQQTISDTIQRLDETRLAMEDFDRGDVPDDDPQRLAYLSRQLLDEEQLRLSQHQLNTNTRFRELLQQRSELLEVEVASVEAWVSALQGRVDMLRRERSEQAIAEAVKDEPEAVAAHPVIRQAQQDNRQLSLDLLDATSKSNELVRDSLDVRRQLDRVRRMQQGLSQNIEAVRGSVLLSRILREQREALPNVEPRRELRDNIADLRLEQFELDEQREQLRFPERLARQALEDAGVKDDDMESLVPPLEQLYRSRRDLIGQLEPIYGDMLTSAIELQLNQQQLLSISESLRKSIDEQLFWVANARPIDLAWLKRLPEHFVSEWTQGEWRRVLPNNWRWPDSGAWSALPVLLLALVLLLLRRKIKRHLLVIHEQIGRLRFDTQLHTPKAVILNALLAAPAPLALLAFGLVLELGGAGVAVSIGQSVVQLSLAWGVVAWARRLLVNDGVARRHFHWPLGYVQKLRWWMLWLGVSLIPVLLIAPLARDAAVTFNQRPLGLGLLLIGLTGMSISMAKLIMAHTPFFGIKLFRLILGLLMAMIPLVIGGAVLYGYVYSALSLVSRFGFTLYLLGVWILVEAAVVRGLAVAARRLAYRRALARRRAMTQDESERGLDIVEEPPLDMEQVNQQSLRFSKLILTLGFAALLYLVWADFLAVLGYLDNVTLVEGAAGEGAEALQDRLSVADVVIALFIAGLTMMLARNLPGLLEVLVLSRLELKQGSSYAITSLLSYTIVGTGTVMALATLGVSWTKLQWLVAALGVGLGFGLQEIFANFISGLIILFERPVRIGDTITLGNLTGTVSRIRIRATTVTDFDRKEIIIPNKTFVTDQLINWSLSDSVTRVTLHYRVSHDADRHVVHRLLVQAAHDNSRVLSDPPPEIFFMAYTSSAMEYELRIYVNALGDRLPATDEVNGAVGDLFAEHGIRIAFEKMDVHIQHASHESWGSRPARPGDSEQPPMGRTGDPGDVGIGDGDGGGDGGGR, from the coding sequence ATGATGCGCCATATTCGTATTCCCGTTCGTACCAGAGTGGTCTGGCTATTACTGGCAGTGTTATTGGCACTGTTCAGCACCTGTTCCCTGGCACAGCAGGCTGATGCCGAGGCTTTACCGAGCAAGGAACAGTTGCAGAAGCAGCTTGATGAACGCATTGCTGGTGCCAGTGATCCGCCCAGCGAGTCGGCTCAGCAGGACATTGACGCCCTTACAGAGACGATAGACTCACTGGATAAACTGGCCGATATCCGCCGCCAGTTCGATGAGTTGGACAAGCACCTTGAGGAGGCGCCTCAGGAGATCGAACAGCTGGAAGAAAAGTTACGCCAACGCCAGGAGTCGCCCGGCTTTGATGCAGGGGCCTTGGAAGGCATGACATTCGCGGAGCTGGAAGCACAACTGCGTCAGGCCAACCACAAATTGCAGCAGGAACAGGATGCCCTGACGGAAGTGCAAAGCGAGTTGCTGGGCGCGCGCACCCTTCCCGAACGTGCCCAGCAGACCATCTCGGATACCATACAGCGTCTCGATGAAACGCGCCTGGCAATGGAAGATTTCGATCGAGGCGATGTGCCTGACGATGACCCCCAGCGTCTTGCATACCTGTCTCGCCAGTTGCTGGACGAAGAACAGTTGCGCCTGAGCCAGCACCAGCTCAACACCAATACTCGCTTTCGAGAACTGTTACAGCAGCGCTCTGAATTGCTTGAGGTGGAAGTGGCCAGCGTCGAGGCCTGGGTATCGGCCTTGCAGGGCAGGGTCGACATGCTGCGACGGGAGAGATCCGAGCAGGCCATTGCCGAGGCAGTGAAGGATGAACCCGAGGCGGTAGCCGCTCATCCGGTGATTCGTCAGGCTCAGCAGGACAATCGTCAGTTGTCATTGGATCTGTTGGATGCCACTTCCAAGTCCAATGAACTAGTCCGCGATAGCCTCGATGTGCGTCGCCAACTGGACCGTGTCCGCCGTATGCAACAGGGGCTGAGTCAGAATATTGAAGCGGTGCGCGGCAGTGTGCTGCTGTCACGTATTCTGCGTGAACAGCGCGAGGCCTTGCCGAATGTCGAGCCGCGCAGGGAGCTGCGTGACAATATTGCTGACCTGCGTCTGGAACAGTTCGAGTTGGACGAACAGCGTGAACAACTGCGTTTTCCTGAGCGTCTGGCACGCCAGGCCCTGGAAGATGCGGGTGTCAAGGATGATGACATGGAATCCTTGGTCCCCCCGCTTGAACAACTCTATCGCTCCCGGCGCGATCTGATCGGCCAGTTGGAGCCGATCTATGGCGATATGCTGACATCGGCCATTGAGCTGCAACTCAATCAGCAGCAACTGCTGTCCATCAGCGAGTCTTTGCGCAAGAGCATCGACGAGCAACTGTTCTGGGTGGCCAATGCCCGGCCAATCGATCTGGCCTGGTTGAAGCGCTTGCCGGAGCACTTTGTCAGCGAATGGACCCAGGGAGAGTGGCGCAGGGTGCTGCCCAACAACTGGCGCTGGCCTGATTCTGGTGCCTGGTCGGCCTTGCCTGTGTTGCTGCTTGCTCTCGTGCTGCTATTGCTGCGCCGAAAGATCAAGCGACACCTGTTGGTGATACATGAACAGATCGGTCGCCTGCGTTTTGATACTCAGTTGCATACACCGAAGGCGGTTATTCTCAATGCCTTGCTTGCAGCGCCTGCACCATTGGCTCTGCTGGCCTTTGGCCTGGTTCTGGAATTGGGTGGAGCGGGAGTCGCGGTCAGCATAGGGCAGTCTGTGGTCCAGCTGTCCCTGGCATGGGGCGTGGTGGCCTGGGCCAGACGTCTGCTGGTGAATGATGGTGTCGCCCGGCGCCATTTCCACTGGCCACTGGGTTATGTGCAGAAGCTGCGCTGGTGGATGTTATGGCTTGGCGTCAGCCTCATACCGGTGTTGCTGATTGCGCCGTTGGCGCGGGATGCGGCGGTAACATTCAATCAGCGTCCGTTAGGGCTGGGATTGTTGCTGATCGGCCTGACTGGCATGAGCATTTCTATGGCCAAGTTGATCATGGCCCATACACCGTTCTTCGGTATCAAACTGTTCCGCCTGATCCTGGGGCTGCTCATGGCCATGATACCGTTGGTGATTGGTGGGGCCGTGCTGTATGGCTATGTCTATTCGGCACTCAGCCTGGTCAGCCGCTTCGGCTTTACGCTGTATCTGCTCGGTGTCTGGATTCTGGTTGAAGCCGCAGTGGTGCGAGGACTGGCCGTGGCGGCCCGACGCCTTGCCTATCGCCGAGCCCTGGCCCGGCGCCGGGCGATGACCCAGGACGAGAGCGAGCGTGGCCTGGATATCGTTGAAGAGCCACCGCTGGATATGGAGCAGGTCAATCAGCAGTCTCTGCGCTTCTCCAAGCTGATTCTGACACTTGGCTTTGCCGCGCTGCTGTATTTGGTATGGGCAGACTTTCTCGCCGTGCTTGGCTATCTCGATAACGTGACCCTGGTGGAAGGGGCCGCAGGAGAAGGCGCCGAGGCGCTTCAGGATCGCCTCAGTGTGGCGGATGTGGTAATAGCGCTGTTCATCGCAGGACTGACGATGATGCTGGCGCGTAACCTGCCTGGCTTGCTCGAAGTATTGGTATTGTCCCGCCTGGAGCTGAAGCAAGGGAGTTCCTACGCCATTACTTCGCTGCTTTCCTACACCATTGTCGGCACCGGCACGGTGATGGCCCTGGCAACCCTTGGGGTTTCCTGGACCAAGCTGCAATGGTTGGTAGCAGCGCTGGGTGTGGGTCTTGGTTTTGGTTTGCAGGAGATCTTTGCCAACTTCATTTCCGGCTTGATTATCCTGTTTGAACGGCCGGTGCGTATCGGGGACACCATTACACTGGGTAATCTCACCGGTACGGTCAGCCGTATCCGTATTCGTGCCACGACGGTGACGGACTTTGATCGCAAGGAAATCATCATTCCCAACAAGACCTTCGTCACCGATCAGTTGATCAACTGGTCACTGTCGGACAGTGTGACCCGGGTAACGCTGCACTATCGGGTCAGCCATGATGCGGACAGGCATGTGGTCCACCGTTTGCTGGTGCAGGCGGCCCATGACAACTCCCGTGTACTGTCGGATCCGCCCCCAGAAATCTTCTTCATGGCATACACGTCCAGTGCCATGGAGTATGAACTGCGCATTTATGTCAACGCCTTGGGTGACCGGCTGCCTGCCACCGATGAGGTCAATGGTGCCGTTGGTGACCTGTTTGCTGAACATGGCATTCGCATTGCCTTCGAGAAGATGGATGTACATATCCAGCATGCCAGCCATGAAAGCTGGGGCAGTCGCCCCGCCCGACCCGGTGACTCGGAGCAGCCGCCGATGGGCCGCACGGGCGATCCTGGTGATGTCGGCATTGGCGATGGTGACGGCGGGGGAGATGGCGGCGGGCGTTGA
- a CDS encoding phage holin family protein: protein MPQSQGPVQRLWQAGKNVLMTLLATGETRLRLIVLELEEERARLITLLMLVGISLILLMLGITALTALVVVVFWETYRLQALAICTAVLLGGGLCLAWYCLHLAKRRTLFVSTLKQLALDREIAEEERQESDNGR, encoded by the coding sequence ATGCCACAGTCCCAGGGACCGGTACAACGGCTATGGCAGGCCGGCAAGAATGTCCTGATGACATTGCTGGCCACGGGTGAGACGCGCCTGCGGCTGATCGTGCTTGAGCTCGAGGAAGAGCGTGCGCGTCTCATTACCTTGCTGATGCTGGTCGGCATCAGCCTGATCCTGCTGATGCTGGGCATCACCGCCCTGACGGCGTTAGTGGTGGTGGTCTTCTGGGAGACCTATCGGCTTCAGGCTCTGGCCATTTGTACCGCTGTACTTCTGGGAGGCGGCTTATGCCTGGCCTGGTATTGCCTGCACCTGGCCAAGCGTCGCACGCTTTTTGTCAGCACCCTCAAGCAACTGGCCCTGGACAGGGAAATCGCTGAAGAGGAAAGGCAGGAGAGCGACAATGGCCGCTGA